A stretch of DNA from candidate division WOR-3 bacterium:
TTCAATACCTAAAAGAATCTTTAATGCAGTAGCAAGAGAACCAAGGGCAATCCCGAATGCTATGCCCCGTTTGCCGGCGACATTCGGCACATCCATTATCCACTGGGCAAAAGAAGGAAGTTTTGGTGAAATCTGGTTACCGAGGGGAAGGATTCCAATCATTACAATAAACGCCGAGAGCAAAAGCAGGGTTGCCTCGGTTGAGCGGGCACGGAAAGAGCGGTATGCTGCAGATGCCATAAAGAAAGAAAGTAGCGCAAACATTGTAGCACCGAGCGGAACTTCTACATTGAGATAGATTGTTTGAATATCAAAATGGAAATTACCAATCTTTGTAGGCAGTGGTCCGGTACCAGCAACACCGCCGAAGAGCCCAATTATTGAGGTGAGAAAGAATGTTATCAAAAGAACCCAGGAGTATTGCCAGTTTTCCCTATGGTGCTGGATTTTGTCAAAATGGACACGCAGGAGACTTCCCAAACCTAAGACAAGGGCAAAGGCAGCAAGGATTCTCAATAAATCATTACGCAGAAATTCATCGGTATGCTGGACTGAAGGATGGGGAACGATGAATGGAATTATACCCAGAATTCCAAAGATAAAAACGAGTATTAAAGGAAATGTTCTCTGCATATTTTCTCCTTTATTTAAATAGAGCCAAGACCGGGAATTTTGTTAATAATCCAATAATTGAGGCACATATTAAAAGCCCGGCAATTATCAATTTTCCCCAGTCTTCACCCTTTATTGCACCCATTAAGAGTGGTTCTCGTGAGATATAGGCACTTGCAGCATAGAGTTCTTCACCGATCAGTGTATAATCACAGGCAGTTACAAGAAATGGCAACTGGGCAAGTGAATCAGTTCCGCTGATCTGAATCGCACCAGTTGAGGCACCGGTCTCAGCAAGAATTAGTGATTCAGCATAGAATGTTCCAATGAGAAAGTTTGTTGCGGGTCTTTCCCTCAACATTATTCCATCAAGTGCGGCCGCATAGGCAAACTGGGAATCGGTAACAAAATAGATATTCTCCGGGTCAAATGCATCAGGCCTGCCGACCTTTGTATAAGATTCTTTCACAATTTCCCTTGCTACAGTATAAACAATCGGGTCATAATGGGGATTTATCAACTTTGTATTATACTGGGCAGTCTTTTTTGCGACTTCGCCAAGGATATTTAAAGATGCAATCGTTGCAATCTGTTCAATATAGCCAATACCAGGGCAATATAGTATTGGTTTTCCCATTTCAGTTGCCCTGCCTACCGCTTCATCAACTGCCTGGAGTCCGGAGATCTTTCTTATATAAAGTTCCTTCCCTTTACGTGCCTGGGAAATGAAATAAAGAATTATGCCACCGAGAATAATAAGGGCAATGATGATATTGATTTTATTGCGGTCTATCCATTGGGGAGCGCTCGTTGCTGGAGAAGATATTTCTGAAAATGCCCTCAATGTATCCTTTAGTGCTGCTATTTTATAATAATATTTCTTTCCATCTTCAGTCTGGTCATCAATTGAGTTTCTGCTTTTGCCAATAAAACCTATCTTTTCAAAATCCGCTCCATTCTCACTCCGGTAGATTTCATAACCATCAATAATGGCATCATCCGGAGATAACTGCCATTCTATTATTAAAACACCACCGCCATCATCAGGTGCATCATAAGCCCGCACCTGAGCGGGTGGGGAGAGGGTAAATAATAGGATTAAAAACATAAAACCCCCTTTGTGGTTTTGTTAAGCGTCAATCGGTTGCGAAATGCGTTTCATGATCTTCTGACGGTTTCTTCTTTCGCGTTCCAAAAGATTGCCAGACAACGCTAAGGTTATATAACTGTCTAGAGATTTTATCGTAAATATCAATGAGTTCATTGACTAACTCAGGTTGAATTTTGTATACATCACGCACATGACTTAAAGAGACGATAGTTTCATTACTTTCTCCAGCTGCATCATCAAGATACTTCTGGAAGGCTTTGGGTTGGTGTCTTTTTGCGAATCCTTCAGCAATTAGACGCGGAACTGCTTTAGTTGAGCGGCGCAACTGATCAACAAGGTCAAATTGCTCACATTTGGGAACTTTGGGAATAATTTCTGTCAAAATGATTACTGATGCTTTGTACGAATTCTGATAAACCTCAAGGTCTGTAAAACTTCTTATTTTTTTACGCATTACAACTCCCTTTTAGCGAAACCGTTGCGCTTTTCGCAACCGACAAACGAAATTGTCTATTTTTCTCTGCAAATACAATTTTTTCTTCTGCATTTAGGGCAACCACGGATATACTTCTCCATCGCTTTTTCTGCATTAATTCCAAGAATTGAACCCACGGACAAAAGCCAGGCAAGGCAATCTGCGAATTCTTCGTTTATCATCTTTTTGTCTTTTTTCCGAATTGCCCTTGCCAGTTCACCAATCTCTTCAATTAGCCAGTTAAAGGTCTTATCAAGACCCCTTTTTGAGTCCTTTTTAAAATATATCTTTTCAATGAGTTTCTGGTATTCATTTAAATCCATACCCACTCCCTATAATTAAAAAAGGGAAGGGCATTTATGCCCTTCCCTTCTATTTTTAGTCAATTTCAACCCTTAGAATGCACCCTTATAATCATCCCAGGGTTCGCCACCGATGCCGTTTCCATTGCCGTCAAGGTTATATCCATTTGTCGCCTTAACCTCTTTTGATACGAAGACCCTTCTACCTCCACCGATTGTCCTCTTGAAGTAATAGTCAATTATTGTTCTATCACCAGCATTATTTGTATATATCCTCATATCACCAGGAACATAACCGGTATTGTCGTATACATATATATTGCTTGAAGTGATTGTGGCATTATCAATGAGTCTTGAGAATGTAATCATTACGCCACTTGTACCAATCGCTGTAACATTTTGGACTCTTGGTGGATTATTCGGATCATCAACCCTGAAATAAGACTCAAGGTCTGGCTCTGCTTCTTCAGGACCATCATTGTCACCATCAAGACATAATAAATATGCAGGTGTCTTTGAATCTCCGAGTCTCTTTATATTTTTGCAGACGACGGTGATTGTATAATTCTTTCCGGTTGTCAATGGATTGACAGGTTGTAGGATAATGCCGTAGGGGTCGCGGGATACTATATTCAGGGTAATTGCCCCACCGCCTTCCTGGGTAAGTTTTATGTTACTTGCGTTTAGTGTATTTGTATCCATAGGCGATACTGCAGGGAATCCAATCTGTATCTGTGGTGTAGTATTGTTCATTGCAACCGTATCCGGTGAGAAGCTTGCAATCGTAGGCTGGAATGTTGCAACGAGTGTATCAGAGAGAGGTGCAGTCCAGAAGGTAGAATGGTAATCATCATAAGGTGTCCCATCAGCAAAATCATCATTATCTCCATCCAGGGGTGAACCGTAAAGATTTTTCATTCCTTCAGAGCCAGAGACGAGGCGGAGCAGGAATGAGCCTGAATCCGGAACATCAGAAATTGAAATGTAAAGCGTTCTGATTTCCTGATAGTACTCGGCTGTTATCTTATCCGCAGATATTGTGCTGTTTGTTCTTACATCAAGTATGATTATGTTATCCTTTTTCGTTACACTTGCTGGATCCATATAATCAGAAAAATGCACCGTTATCAAACCCTGAATTCCCGGTGTACTTCCATTCTCATCGGTCATCTGGGTGTAGTTCGCAGGCGATATGCTCGTCACTGTGGGTAAATTTCCTGCGCCAATTCCCTGTGGCATATCTGGGTCTGGTGAAAGAATATTCTCTGCCTTCTGGCAGGCAATCATTGTTAACAAAATTAGACTGAGGATATAAAGTTTTTTCATTTTATCCTCCTAAAATTTTAATGTTGCTGAAATTCTCCAGTTTTCTAAATTGGTGAGTTCACTGAATCCCATTATATCAATCTGAAGGTTATCTGTGACATT
This window harbors:
- a CDS encoding DUF6754 domain-containing protein, which gives rise to MFLILLFTLSPPAQVRAYDAPDDGGGVLIIEWQLSPDDAIIDGYEIYRSENGADFEKIGFIGKSRNSIDDQTEDGKKYYYKIAALKDTLRAFSEISSPATSAPQWIDRNKINIIIALIILGGIILYFISQARKGKELYIRKISGLQAVDEAVGRATEMGKPILYCPGIGYIEQIATIASLNILGEVAKKTAQYNTKLINPHYDPIVYTVAREIVKESYTKVGRPDAFDPENIYFVTDSQFAYAAALDGIMLRERPATNFLIGTFYAESLILAETGASTGAIQISGTDSLAQLPFLVTACDYTLIGEELYAASAYISREPLLMGAIKGEDWGKLIIAGLLICASIIGLLTKFPVLALFK
- a CDS encoding four helix bundle protein, whose product is MRKKIRSFTDLEVYQNSYKASVIILTEIIPKVPKCEQFDLVDQLRRSTKAVPRLIAEGFAKRHQPKAFQKYLDDAAGESNETIVSLSHVRDVYKIQPELVNELIDIYDKISRQLYNLSVVWQSFGTRKKKPSEDHETHFATD
- a CDS encoding MazG nucleotide pyrophosphohydrolase domain-containing protein, coding for MDLNEYQKLIEKIYFKKDSKRGLDKTFNWLIEEIGELARAIRKKDKKMINEEFADCLAWLLSVGSILGINAEKAMEKYIRGCPKCRRKNCICREK
- a CDS encoding Ig-like domain-containing protein produces the protein MKKLYILSLILLTMIACQKAENILSPDPDMPQGIGAGNLPTVTSISPANYTQMTDENGSTPGIQGLITVHFSDYMDPASVTKKDNIIILDVRTNSTISADKITAEYYQEIRTLYISISDVPDSGSFLLRLVSGSEGMKNLYGSPLDGDNDDFADGTPYDDYHSTFWTAPLSDTLVATFQPTIASFSPDTVAMNNTTPQIQIGFPAVSPMDTNTLNASNIKLTQEGGGAITLNIVSRDPYGIILQPVNPLTTGKNYTITVVCKNIKRLGDSKTPAYLLCLDGDNDGPEEAEPDLESYFRVDDPNNPPRVQNVTAIGTSGVMITFSRLIDNATITSSNIYVYDNTGYVPGDMRIYTNNAGDRTIIDYYFKRTIGGGRRVFVSKEVKATNGYNLDGNGNGIGGEPWDDYKGAF